In one Deltaproteobacteria bacterium genomic region, the following are encoded:
- a CDS encoding efflux RND transporter permease subunit codes for MLITNASIARRTTVFVLMLIILVVGLYSYVTLPRESNPDITIPYILVQTTYKGAASEDVENLITIPIERKLRGIKDVEKIRSVSAEGASMITVEFVPDVIIDDALQRVRDKVDQVKGELPDDLESDPSVLEINLSEFPVLMVAVSGQVGERVLKKVSENLQDRIEEIPGVLDVNISGSRKREIRVEFDPDRMAAYRLSFAEILRLFQKENVNVPGGSIDLGHGKYLLRVPGEFSDPGQIDNLVLLTRDGKPVYLKDVATVRDTFEDPLSYARINGQASVTLAVKKRTGENIIEVSDHVFSLLDKARPLLPPGVKMTVTLNESKDIRRMVSELENNIITGLILVLIVLFLFLGIRSAIFVAMAIPFSMLISFTILQALGITLNMVVLFSLILALGMLVDNAIVIVENIFRHMQEGRNRIDAARTAVAEVGWPVIASTITTLCAFGPMMFWPGIMGEFMKYLPITLIIVLSASLFVALVINPVLCAAFLKPGKKAEWKKEDESLTIRTYRRILDVALDHRLMVVFSSFILLVGIIVAYAFMGNGVELFPNTDPNRANIQIQAPQGTNLDTTDALVRTVESDVRDEADLKNVIAEVGLAEGGGGGTDSRRGKVSVEFVDRLQRHESSTVVINRIRESLQNLSGADVKVEKEKLGPPAGAPVEVQIRGEDVQVLSTLVGKVKGLIQSVPGLVDMEDDLSRAQPEITVVVDREKASLLGLSTIEISNTVKAAISGWKLGDYREGDDDYDIIARLPERSRRTFAQIEDLLIPRANGDPVPLSTVAHLQMGTGYGAIRHLDQKRLATVTANTSGRSSIEVLKDVRARLGQLDLPRGYSIKYGGENEEKQKASAFLGKAFVGAIFLIFLVLVTQFNSFAQALIVLTSVLLSLTGVFFGLMVTRMPFGIIMTGIGVISLAGVVVNNAIVLIDYINKLRERGLELKDALITGGTVRFRPVMLTAITTILGLMPMAVGVSFDFKTFSLQIGGESAQWWGPMAVAVIFGLTVATLLTLVVVPVLYSLNETASLRSFIPRLPRRRPGAMDT; via the coding sequence ATGCTTATTACCAACGCATCCATCGCACGGCGTACAACGGTTTTTGTCCTGATGTTGATCATTCTGGTGGTGGGTCTTTACAGTTATGTGACCCTGCCCCGGGAATCCAACCCGGACATCACCATCCCCTACATTCTCGTTCAGACGACCTACAAGGGCGCGGCCTCCGAGGACGTTGAGAACCTGATTACCATTCCCATCGAGCGCAAGCTGAGGGGAATAAAGGACGTGGAAAAGATCCGTTCGGTCAGTGCCGAAGGGGCATCCATGATCACCGTTGAATTCGTCCCCGACGTCATTATTGATGATGCCCTCCAGAGGGTGCGTGACAAGGTGGACCAGGTCAAGGGTGAACTTCCGGACGACCTTGAATCCGACCCCTCCGTTCTGGAGATCAACCTGTCCGAGTTCCCGGTTCTCATGGTCGCGGTTTCCGGACAGGTCGGCGAAAGAGTACTGAAAAAGGTGTCCGAGAACCTTCAGGACCGGATCGAGGAGATCCCGGGGGTCCTGGACGTAAATATTTCCGGCAGCCGGAAACGGGAGATTCGCGTGGAGTTCGACCCGGACCGGATGGCCGCCTATCGGCTCAGTTTCGCCGAAATCCTGAGACTTTTCCAGAAGGAGAACGTAAATGTCCCGGGGGGTAGTATCGACCTGGGCCATGGAAAGTATCTCCTTCGCGTTCCCGGCGAGTTCAGTGATCCCGGGCAGATTGACAACCTGGTACTGCTCACCCGCGATGGAAAACCGGTATATCTGAAGGACGTGGCCACTGTCCGGGACACCTTCGAGGACCCCCTGAGCTATGCCCGCATTAACGGCCAGGCCAGCGTCACGCTGGCCGTGAAAAAACGTACCGGGGAGAATATTATCGAGGTCTCGGACCATGTTTTCTCTCTCCTTGACAAGGCCCGGCCGTTGCTTCCTCCCGGAGTCAAGATGACGGTGACCCTCAACGAGTCGAAGGATATCCGAAGAATGGTGTCCGAGCTGGAGAACAACATCATCACCGGGCTCATACTCGTCCTGATCGTGCTGTTTCTCTTCCTCGGGATAAGAAGCGCTATCTTCGTTGCCATGGCTATTCCGTTCTCCATGCTCATCTCCTTTACCATACTCCAGGCCCTGGGGATCACACTTAACATGGTGGTGCTTTTTTCCCTAATACTTGCCTTGGGCATGCTGGTGGATAACGCAATCGTCATTGTGGAGAATATCTTCAGGCATATGCAGGAGGGGCGCAACCGGATTGATGCGGCGCGGACCGCGGTCGCCGAGGTGGGCTGGCCGGTTATCGCCTCCACGATCACCACGCTTTGCGCCTTCGGGCCCATGATGTTCTGGCCTGGAATAATGGGTGAGTTTATGAAATACCTGCCCATAACCCTCATCATCGTACTGTCGGCATCCCTTTTCGTAGCCCTGGTGATCAATCCGGTACTGTGTGCGGCATTCCTCAAGCCCGGGAAGAAGGCGGAATGGAAAAAGGAGGATGAATCTCTTACCATCCGAACGTATCGCCGAATCCTGGATGTTGCGCTTGACCATCGCCTCATGGTGGTTTTTTCATCGTTTATTCTTCTGGTGGGAATCATCGTGGCCTACGCGTTCATGGGCAACGGCGTTGAGCTTTTCCCGAACACCGATCCCAACCGGGCCAACATCCAGATCCAGGCTCCTCAGGGCACGAACCTTGATACAACGGATGCGCTGGTACGAACGGTGGAGTCTGACGTCCGGGACGAGGCCGATCTTAAGAATGTCATCGCCGAAGTTGGTCTGGCAGAGGGCGGCGGCGGGGGCACGGACTCCCGACGCGGCAAGGTTTCCGTGGAGTTCGTGGATCGGCTGCAGCGGCACGAAAGCTCCACGGTGGTAATCAATCGTATACGGGAATCACTTCAGAACCTGTCGGGCGCCGATGTGAAGGTCGAAAAGGAAAAATTGGGGCCGCCGGCCGGAGCCCCTGTTGAAGTGCAGATCAGGGGAGAGGACGTGCAGGTGCTCTCCACCCTGGTCGGGAAGGTCAAGGGTCTTATCCAAAGTGTACCGGGGTTGGTGGACATGGAGGACGATCTTTCCCGGGCCCAGCCTGAAATAACCGTTGTCGTGGATCGGGAAAAAGCCTCCCTTCTGGGCCTGTCCACCATCGAGATCTCCAATACGGTTAAAGCGGCCATCAGTGGATGGAAGCTCGGCGACTATCGGGAAGGCGATGACGATTATGACATCATAGCGCGGCTTCCCGAAAGGAGTCGGCGGACCTTCGCCCAGATCGAGGATCTGCTCATTCCAAGGGCGAACGGCGATCCTGTGCCCCTGTCCACGGTGGCCCACCTTCAGATGGGCACCGGCTACGGCGCCATCCGGCACCTGGACCAGAAGCGCCTTGCCACGGTGACCGCCAACACATCGGGGCGCAGTTCCATCGAGGTGCTCAAGGACGTGAGGGCCCGTCTTGGGCAGCTTGACCTGCCGAGGGGATATTCCATCAAGTATGGGGGGGAAAATGAGGAGAAGCAGAAGGCCTCGGCCTTCCTGGGCAAGGCGTTCGTAGGGGCCATATTCCTCATCTTCCTGGTCCTCGTCACCCAGTTCAACTCCTTTGCGCAGGCGCTTATCGTACTCACATCTGTGCTCCTGTCCCTTACCGGTGTGTTTTTCGGCCTCATGGTCACGAGGATGCCTTTCGGAATCATCATGACGGGCATTGGGGTCATCTCATTGGCCGGGGTTGTGGTGAACAACGCCATCGTCCTTATCGATTATATAAACAAGCTCAGGGAGAGAGGCCTCGAACTGAAGGACGCGCTGATTACGGGCGGGACGGTCCGTTTCAGACCGGTCATGCTTACCGCCATTACCACCATCCTGGGATTGATGCCAATGGCAGTCGGGGTGAGTTTTGACTTCAAGACCTTCAGCCTGCAGATAGGCGGCGAATCCGCACAGTGGTGGGGGCCCATGGCGGTTGCGGTGATCTTCGGCCTGACGGTGGCCACCCTCCTGACCCTCGTGGTGGTTCCGGTTCTCTATTCCCTGAACGAGACAGCTTCTCTGCGAAGCTTCATCCCCAGGCTGCCCCGCCGGCGTCCGGGTGCGATGGACACTTAG
- a CDS encoding response regulator: MDYLSYGLKIKDLAGESSRVLVVDDDNFLNKIIADALADKNINVDQAEDGVQATLLLENNKYDLVLCDIVMPGVDGLKILHFIRERDPELPFIMVTSQSDMKSVLKAIRLGISDYITKPFDVQELGWRVEKALERSRLLRVERNYKKNLEQMLLQQAEENRRLFFEAVESLVKTLEAKDVYTRGHSIRVTLYAMGFVKHIGLSFEEATDIQVGARLHDIGKISINDVTLNKRGGLTDEEYGEIKKHPETSCSILKPIINDETLEIILHHHERWDGRGYPEELAGEKIPFGARVLCLADAFDAISSERSYKAALPFEESIAEIKSGSGAYFSPDLVYGFIESLRKNRKLYGFE, from the coding sequence TTGGATTATCTGTCCTATGGCCTGAAAATCAAGGATCTGGCGGGCGAGTCGTCGCGTGTGCTTGTAGTCGACGACGATAATTTTCTCAATAAAATCATTGCGGATGCATTGGCGGATAAGAATATCAACGTGGACCAGGCTGAGGACGGGGTGCAGGCCACCCTTCTCCTGGAAAATAATAAGTATGATCTGGTCCTCTGCGATATTGTAATGCCCGGTGTGGATGGATTGAAAATCCTCCATTTCATCCGGGAGAGGGACCCTGAACTGCCGTTCATCATGGTAACCTCTCAATCCGACATGAAAAGTGTCCTGAAAGCCATACGATTGGGGATCTCCGATTACATCACTAAACCGTTTGATGTCCAGGAATTGGGCTGGCGGGTCGAGAAGGCCCTCGAGAGATCGAGGTTGTTGAGGGTGGAGAGGAACTACAAAAAAAATCTTGAACAGATGCTTTTGCAGCAGGCCGAAGAAAATCGGCGCTTGTTTTTTGAGGCTGTTGAATCCCTGGTTAAGACGCTGGAAGCCAAAGACGTGTACACCAGGGGACACTCCATAAGGGTTACTCTATACGCCATGGGGTTTGTTAAACATATCGGTCTGTCATTCGAAGAGGCGACCGATATCCAGGTTGGAGCCCGTCTTCACGATATTGGAAAGATATCTATAAACGATGTCACACTCAACAAGCGTGGAGGGCTCACCGATGAGGAGTACGGAGAGATAAAGAAACATCCCGAGACAAGTTGTTCGATATTAAAACCCATTATCAATGACGAGACACTGGAGATAATTCTGCATCACCATGAAAGGTGGGATGGCCGTGGGTATCCCGAAGAGTTGGCCGGAGAGAAGATCCCTTTCGGGGCCAGGGTGCTTTGCCTGGCAGATGCCTTTGACGCGATTTCATCGGAACGTTCCTACAAGGCGGCCTTGCCTTTCGAGGAAAGCATTGCTGAGATCAAGTCCGGTTCAGGGGCATATTTTTCGCCCGATCTCGTATACGGGTTCATTGAATCCCTGAGGAAGAACCGCAAACTTTACGGGTTTGAATAA
- a CDS encoding DUF438 domain-containing protein, whose protein sequence is MNIDKNTKILTLLREHPHLLKVLTDISPEFNKLKNPLLRRTLGRFATFEHAAEMSGLSYDEFHRRITAAIIHAPDDESGKNSQIPEDREARIATLKEIVKGLHEGKAPEEQKARFARLLQEVSASEIAEMEQSLIKDGIGEDEIKKLCDVHVQVFAESFENKTPEAVPPGHPVHTFRLENQALGEVNDRMRMLLSNLGQAPDEKTLKDRLNELKGLLARLSEIEKHYVRKENQLFPVLEDHGITGPSKVMWAIHDDIRALLKGVRKELDEGRAGDVEVDGQVLTTAVADMIYKEDNILFPMVLETLSASDWERVLEGSDEIGYALVEPADSRRLAEGPIASAPPERHGAGDASLWLSTGGLTPKQLNLIMTSLPVDITFVDAEDRVRYYSANKERVFPRSPGIIGRTVQNCHPPDSVHIVQKILDAFRNGEKDTADFWIRMNGRFLFIRYYAIRDEEGNYEGCLEATEDVTEIRSLEGERRLLDW, encoded by the coding sequence ATGAACATCGACAAGAACACGAAGATCCTGACTCTACTGCGGGAACATCCTCACCTTCTCAAAGTCCTGACCGATATTTCTCCCGAGTTCAATAAACTGAAGAATCCCCTTCTTCGCAGGACCCTTGGCCGTTTCGCCACCTTTGAACACGCGGCCGAAATGAGCGGGCTGTCCTACGATGAGTTCCATCGAAGGATCACGGCTGCCATTATCCATGCACCGGATGACGAATCAGGAAAGAACTCTCAGATACCCGAAGATCGGGAAGCACGGATCGCCACCCTCAAGGAAATAGTCAAGGGGCTTCACGAGGGAAAGGCGCCGGAGGAACAGAAAGCCCGTTTTGCCCGGCTGCTGCAGGAGGTGAGCGCCTCGGAAATCGCCGAGATGGAGCAGTCCCTGATAAAGGACGGGATCGGTGAGGATGAGATCAAGAAACTCTGCGACGTCCACGTACAGGTATTCGCTGAGTCCTTCGAGAACAAAACGCCGGAGGCGGTTCCTCCCGGGCATCCCGTCCATACCTTCCGGCTGGAAAACCAGGCCCTGGGGGAGGTCAACGATCGCATGAGGATGCTCCTCTCCAACCTGGGTCAGGCACCCGACGAAAAGACCCTTAAAGACCGGCTCAACGAACTCAAGGGTCTTCTGGCCCGACTGTCGGAGATAGAGAAACACTACGTCAGGAAGGAAAATCAGCTCTTTCCCGTCCTGGAGGACCACGGGATCACGGGACCTTCAAAGGTTATGTGGGCCATTCACGATGACATCCGCGCCCTGCTCAAAGGTGTGCGAAAAGAGCTTGACGAAGGAAGGGCCGGGGACGTCGAGGTGGACGGCCAGGTTCTGACCACCGCTGTCGCCGACATGATCTACAAGGAAGATAATATCCTTTTTCCAATGGTTCTCGAGACCTTGTCCGCTTCGGATTGGGAGAGGGTCCTCGAGGGCAGCGACGAGATCGGATACGCACTGGTGGAGCCGGCCGACAGCCGGCGGTTGGCCGAAGGACCCATCGCATCAGCCCCACCCGAACGCCATGGGGCGGGAGATGCCTCATTGTGGCTTTCCACAGGCGGTCTGACCCCAAAGCAGCTAAACCTCATCATGACGAGCCTGCCCGTCGATATCACCTTTGTGGACGCCGAAGACAGGGTTCGGTATTATTCGGCCAACAAGGAGCGGGTTTTCCCAAGGAGCCCGGGGATAATCGGCAGGACCGTGCAGAACTGCCATCCGCCCGACAGCGTACACATCGTCCAGAAGATCCTGGACGCCTTCAGGAACGGGGAAAAGGACACCGCCGATTTCTGGATCCGGATGAACGGGCGCTTCCTGTTCATCCGCTACTATGCCATCAGGGACGAGGAAGGAAATTACGAAGGATGCCTGGAGGCTACTGAGGACGTGACGGAGATCCGCAGTCTAGAGGGAGAGAGAAGGCTGCTGGACTGGTAA
- a CDS encoding PBP1A family penicillin-binding protein: protein MLLRHIKWHWVALPIAAAMVIGALLGALLALTQNLPQVEALATYEPSAVTTILSDDGTPISSLFVERRIPVPLREIPKDLIEAIIAVEDSRFYQHFGLDMKGIARALWKDVTTLRMAEGGSTLTQQLAKVLFLTPEKTITRKLKEAILAINIERRYSKDEILTMYLNQIYLGEGAYGVEAAARTYFGKGVRELDLAECAMIAGLPRSPTLYSPLNHPEKAVARMRVVLLRLLNEGYINDETYRRTIKEGVTIRPSASPEDPAPYFTEMVRRNLESRISANLIYRGGLVIESTLNLDMQKDADKAVKNGLKSYGMRHPGESAEPVQAAFVALDPSTGEIKAMVGGRDFTTSPFNRATQAKRQPGSSFKPVLYAAALSSGFTPSEILNDSPLEIAIKGQSEPWSPRNYSGRYHGPVTMRTALEESLNAASVDLLLRLGYQPVIDTARRLGISADLKPYPSMALGTFDVSLLQMVSAFGVFDNNGILAGPHLVKRVKDREGAVLWEASSHLSDVLSPQVAFQMTNLLEGVDQYGTGRGTRVMGRPTAGKTGTTDDYHDAWFLGYVPGLVAGAWVGFDHSKNLGHGETGARAALPIWINFMENALEDVPPTPFPVPEGIDLVEVDPVSGLLAGPACSSRIVEAFLPGTAPTRQCGQDKRTGQSPIP from the coding sequence ATGCTGTTACGACACATCAAATGGCATTGGGTGGCGCTTCCCATTGCCGCCGCCATGGTGATCGGCGCCCTGTTGGGGGCACTTCTGGCGCTGACCCAGAATCTCCCGCAGGTGGAGGCCCTTGCGACCTATGAACCCAGCGCCGTCACGACCATCCTATCGGACGATGGGACACCCATCTCTTCCCTGTTTGTCGAGCGCAGAATACCCGTGCCCCTCCGGGAGATACCGAAAGATCTCATCGAGGCGATTATCGCCGTCGAGGATTCCCGCTTCTATCAGCACTTCGGCCTCGATATGAAGGGTATCGCCCGTGCCCTCTGGAAGGATGTAACCACCCTGCGCATGGCCGAAGGGGGCAGTACCCTGACACAGCAGCTTGCCAAGGTACTGTTCCTGACCCCTGAAAAAACTATCACCCGAAAACTCAAAGAGGCCATTCTAGCCATAAATATTGAACGCAGATATTCAAAGGACGAAATTCTCACCATGTATCTGAATCAGATCTACCTTGGCGAAGGAGCCTACGGGGTCGAGGCCGCCGCGAGAACCTATTTCGGCAAGGGCGTCAGAGAACTTGATCTCGCCGAGTGCGCCATGATCGCGGGGCTTCCACGCTCCCCTACCCTCTACTCCCCTCTGAATCATCCGGAAAAGGCCGTTGCCCGAATGCGGGTTGTCCTGCTCAGGCTTCTAAACGAGGGATACATCAACGACGAGACCTACCGCCGGACCATCAAGGAGGGCGTTACCATCCGACCGTCAGCATCCCCGGAAGACCCTGCCCCCTATTTCACGGAGATGGTCAGGCGTAACCTGGAGTCCAGAATCAGCGCCAATCTTATCTACCGTGGCGGCCTTGTCATCGAGTCAACCTTGAATCTCGACATGCAGAAGGATGCGGATAAGGCGGTAAAAAACGGCTTAAAAAGCTACGGAATGCGTCATCCCGGCGAGAGTGCGGAACCCGTTCAGGCAGCGTTTGTCGCCCTGGACCCCTCCACCGGGGAGATCAAGGCCATGGTTGGAGGAAGGGACTTTACCACCTCGCCGTTTAATCGGGCCACGCAGGCAAAGAGGCAGCCCGGGTCCTCTTTTAAACCCGTTCTTTATGCCGCTGCTCTTTCATCCGGTTTTACCCCCTCTGAAATACTCAATGACAGTCCCTTGGAGATAGCGATCAAGGGCCAATCCGAACCCTGGAGCCCCAGGAACTATTCCGGCCGATACCATGGCCCCGTCACCATGAGAACGGCCCTTGAGGAGTCCCTCAACGCTGCATCAGTTGACCTGCTGCTCCGCCTCGGTTATCAACCCGTCATCGACACAGCCCGCCGCCTGGGCATTTCAGCCGACCTGAAGCCGTACCCGTCCATGGCCCTGGGGACCTTCGATGTCTCTCTCCTTCAGATGGTCTCCGCCTTCGGCGTTTTCGACAACAACGGGATACTGGCAGGCCCTCATCTCGTCAAGAGAGTGAAGGACCGTGAAGGCGCCGTCCTTTGGGAGGCCTCCTCCCATCTATCGGACGTCCTCTCCCCGCAGGTAGCCTTCCAGATGACCAATCTCCTTGAGGGGGTCGACCAATACGGGACCGGCAGGGGGACCAGAGTCATGGGACGCCCCACCGCCGGCAAGACGGGGACCACCGATGATTACCATGACGCATGGTTTCTCGGCTACGTTCCGGGCCTCGTTGCCGGAGCATGGGTTGGATTTGATCATTCAAAGAATCTCGGACACGGAGAAACAGGGGCCAGGGCGGCCCTTCCCATCTGGATTAATTTCATGGAAAACGCCCTTGAGGATGTGCCTCCGACACCATTTCCCGTGCCCGAAGGAATCGATCTGGTGGAGGTCGATCCGGTTTCGGGTCTCCTGGCGGGGCCCGCCTGTTCCAGTCGTATTGTGGAGGCTTTCCTTCCGGGCACCGCCCCGACGCGGCAGTGCGGACAGGACAAACGAACCGGTCAATCCCCCATACCTTGA
- a CDS encoding HDIG domain-containing protein has translation MTRDEAQDLVFERVKEPGLRNHMLATEAVMKALAAHFGEDPDEWGLAGLVHDLDYTETVNDFPHHGYVTSDILRKKGISEEILHAIVAHAGHVARETLLDRALYAADPVTGLIVASALIRPEKKLEPVKLKSLRKRFKEKQFARGADREQIRACEEMGLDLEEFLGLSLDSMKGIAGRIGL, from the coding sequence ATGACGCGTGACGAGGCACAGGACCTGGTGTTCGAGAGGGTCAAGGAGCCCGGCCTGCGGAACCACATGTTGGCTACAGAAGCGGTAATGAAGGCGTTGGCCGCCCATTTCGGTGAGGATCCTGACGAATGGGGTCTGGCGGGGTTGGTTCACGATCTTGACTATACCGAGACGGTAAACGACTTTCCTCATCATGGGTACGTGACGTCCGATATCCTGCGGAAAAAAGGGATTTCCGAGGAGATTCTCCATGCCATTGTCGCCCATGCGGGGCATGTTGCGAGGGAAACCCTCCTTGACCGGGCCCTTTATGCCGCGGACCCTGTCACCGGGTTGATCGTCGCTTCGGCACTGATACGACCGGAGAAAAAACTTGAACCGGTAAAGCTCAAGAGTCTCCGAAAGCGATTCAAGGAAAAGCAGTTCGCCCGCGGGGCTGACAGGGAGCAGATCAGAGCCTGCGAGGAGATGGGATTGGACCTGGAGGAGTTTCTTGGACTAAGCCTGGACTCCATGAAAGGAATTGCGGGGCGGATCGGGCTTTGA
- a CDS encoding gamma carbonic anhydrase family protein, translating to MMTNIFPFDGTMPVLGSAVYVAPTAAITGDVHVGDDSSFWFQVVARGDVNFIRIGSRTNIQDGSILHVTSGKYPLFIGAGVTIGHSVVVHGCEIGDGCLIGIGSRVLDGAVIETGAMVGAGAVVTPGTVIPADHLALGVPAKVVRHLRDYERKMMAGTSERYVKLKDKYILDINGL from the coding sequence TTGATGACGAATATTTTTCCTTTCGACGGGACCATGCCTGTCCTTGGAAGCGCCGTATACGTCGCCCCCACAGCAGCCATTACCGGTGACGTCCATGTCGGTGACGATTCCAGTTTCTGGTTCCAGGTTGTTGCCCGGGGGGATGTAAATTTCATCCGGATAGGGAGCCGCACCAATATCCAGGACGGCTCCATTCTTCACGTTACATCGGGAAAATACCCCCTGTTCATCGGGGCCGGGGTGACAATCGGGCATTCCGTCGTTGTTCATGGATGTGAAATAGGGGATGGCTGCCTGATCGGGATCGGCTCCCGCGTACTTGACGGTGCGGTAATTGAAACGGGTGCGATGGTCGGCGCCGGCGCTGTCGTTACGCCCGGGACCGTGATACCGGCTGACCACCTTGCCCTTGGTGTTCCGGCGAAAGTTGTGCGTCACCTCCGTGATTATGAGAGAAAGATGATGGCCGGGACATCGGAGCGTTATGTTAAATTAAAGGATAAATATATTTTGGATATCAATGGGTTATGA
- a CDS encoding cyclic nucleotide-binding domain-containing protein, which produces MAKIIPLQKSGTFKSLTDHELALFSRIVSEEKHEAGDVLVDEKMMSDRFFFIEKGKAVITAPNLKGGGELILGGWETFGEWSLLGPEHLSPVSAVVTEPSNILVVRRDDFEQFSKDQPATALKVQRDLLKKVWRSTQLVSVFLGLSGVEPGGA; this is translated from the coding sequence ATGGCCAAAATAATACCTCTCCAGAAAAGTGGAACGTTCAAGAGCCTGACCGACCATGAACTTGCGCTGTTTTCCCGGATTGTTTCCGAGGAGAAGCACGAAGCGGGAGACGTTCTCGTGGACGAGAAGATGATGAGCGACAGGTTCTTTTTTATTGAAAAGGGCAAGGCCGTCATCACAGCCCCGAACCTGAAAGGCGGTGGGGAACTTATTCTTGGGGGGTGGGAAACGTTCGGTGAGTGGTCTCTCCTCGGGCCGGAGCATCTTTCCCCCGTGTCGGCCGTGGTAACCGAGCCGTCGAACATCCTCGTTGTCCGGAGAGACGATTTCGAACAGTTCTCCAAGGATCAACCGGCCACGGCCCTTAAGGTACAGCGGGATCTCCTGAAAAAGGTCTGGCGGTCCACCCAGCTGGTTTCCGTATTTTTGGGGCTTTCCGGAGTCGAGCCCGGTGGAGCGTAG
- a CDS encoding HEAT repeat domain-containing protein, producing MTRGNQTFFALALLLAVFTVLLPSGSMAADGVFPKTLLDDLRSGDQSVRLAAIQAIKPYRELTSLPILLKMAENDPVPKIRRHAIGAIWSRGDRKALPVLERILVIDPNTGVKIAAAGAIGDLGQQSSVSFLIGAAVSTENISLLARCIRSIGRIGDPSSAAFIMRYLERPHNSLTRGTAAQALGNLGSVGALHPLMKVLESDEDPVVRSLAATSLGQLGEPAARENLINGLLFDSSDLVRFRCGEALSKLGINRDAKQAFLNSLGDPDKRVRYISLNAISSNAVDSDISAIADLLDDDSTVVRELAHQILGKRGIVLEKIGDRYRMLK from the coding sequence ATGACCCGTGGAAATCAAACATTCTTCGCTTTGGCCCTCCTTCTCGCCGTTTTTACAGTTCTCCTGCCAAGCGGTTCCATGGCAGCGGATGGGGTTTTCCCAAAGACGCTTCTGGACGACCTGCGTTCGGGAGATCAATCCGTTCGCCTCGCCGCTATCCAGGCGATAAAACCGTACAGGGAACTTACCTCCCTTCCAATCCTTCTGAAAATGGCCGAGAATGACCCTGTTCCCAAGATCAGGCGCCATGCTATAGGAGCCATCTGGTCAAGGGGTGACCGAAAGGCTCTTCCTGTTCTTGAAAGAATTCTTGTCATTGACCCGAATACAGGGGTTAAAATCGCGGCTGCCGGGGCCATTGGGGACCTGGGCCAACAGTCATCCGTCTCGTTTCTCATAGGCGCCGCCGTGTCGACGGAAAACATCTCCCTGCTCGCCCGATGTATCCGCAGCATAGGCCGGATAGGCGACCCATCATCAGCCGCATTCATCATGCGGTACCTGGAAAGACCACACAACTCTCTCACGAGGGGAACAGCCGCACAGGCTCTTGGAAATCTTGGATCGGTGGGGGCTCTACACCCCCTCATGAAAGTGCTTGAATCAGATGAAGACCCCGTTGTCCGTTCCCTTGCCGCCACCTCCCTGGGTCAACTGGGAGAACCCGCCGCGCGCGAAAACCTCATAAACGGCCTCCTCTTCGATTCCTCCGACCTCGTTCGCTTTCGATGTGGAGAAGCCCTGTCAAAACTGGGTATCAACCGGGATGCCAAGCAGGCATTTCTGAACAGCCTCGGAGATCCGGATAAACGGGTTCGCTACATCAGCCTCAATGCAATCTCATCAAACGCCGTGGATTCGGACATATCGGCCATTGCCGACCTCCTAGACGACGACAGCACGGTGGTAAGAGAACTGGCCCATCAGATCCTCGGTAAACGGGGGATCGTACTTGAGAAGATCGGTGACAGGTATCGTATGCTTAAGTAG